Proteins from one Candidatus Sulfotelmatobacter sp. genomic window:
- the truA gene encoding tRNA pseudouridine(38-40) synthase TruA: protein MPTYRLVVEYDGSRFHGLQYQPTLRTVAGALEAALTRIFDEPVKITAAGRTDAGVHATGQVVSFTAAREFAPGRLTPAINGNTPADLVVHDAAVVADEFSARFDALERVYDYLILNRRTPTAVWSHRAWHVPRPIDDALFARAAAPLLGEHDFAAFCGEPPERGTTVRELRALDLTRRGELVRVTVRGNAFLHHMVRVLVGTLVGSATGYREPDHAERALHARDRTVAGVTAPAHGLYLAGVRYAGFDSYRPVELAP, encoded by the coding sequence GTGCCGACGTATCGGCTCGTCGTCGAGTACGACGGCTCGCGCTTTCACGGCTTGCAGTATCAGCCCACGCTGCGAACGGTCGCGGGCGCGCTCGAAGCCGCGCTCACGCGGATCTTCGACGAGCCGGTGAAGATCACGGCGGCCGGCCGTACCGATGCGGGCGTCCACGCCACCGGCCAGGTCGTCTCGTTCACCGCCGCACGCGAATTCGCTCCCGGGCGGCTGACGCCGGCCATCAACGGCAACACGCCGGCCGATCTGGTCGTGCACGACGCCGCCGTCGTCGCCGACGAGTTCTCCGCTCGTTTCGACGCGCTCGAGCGCGTCTACGATTATCTGATCCTCAACCGGCGCACGCCGACGGCGGTCTGGTCGCATCGGGCGTGGCACGTGCCGCGCCCGATCGACGACGCGCTGTTCGCGCGCGCGGCCGCGCCGTTGCTGGGCGAGCACGACTTCGCGGCGTTCTGCGGCGAGCCGCCCGAGCGCGGCACCACCGTGCGCGAGCTGCGCGCGCTCGACCTCACCCGTCGCGGCGAGCTGGTGCGCGTGACCGTGCGCGGCAACGCGTTCCTGCACCACATGGTGCGCGTCCTCGTCGGTACGCTGGTCGGTTCGGCGACCGGCTATCGCGAGCCCGACCACGCTGAACGCGCGCTGCACGCGCGCGACCGGACCGTCGCCGGCGTCACCGCGCCGGCGCACGGCCTCTATCTCGCCGGCGTGCGCTACGCCGGCTTCGACTCCTACCGCCCGGTCGAGCTGGCGCCGTAG
- a CDS encoding DUF5069 domain-containing protein, whose product MLKKDLTTSYPRSARETLDGVVQLPRAIDKGIATANGTQGEYSFDCPMDKGVFGFLGVDGNAVLDVIKSAQSEADVENYLKPFIAKKSAAEIAQFNATFLAGKPAPGSDGEKYFLELRNQVAPDRTDVTEWVDLLDLDEKRPVPQRVPA is encoded by the coding sequence ATGCTGAAGAAAGATCTGACCACGTCCTACCCGCGCTCCGCGCGCGAAACGCTCGACGGCGTCGTGCAGCTGCCGCGCGCGATCGACAAGGGCATCGCGACCGCCAACGGTACGCAGGGCGAGTACAGCTTCGACTGCCCGATGGACAAAGGCGTCTTCGGATTCCTCGGCGTCGACGGCAACGCGGTGCTGGACGTCATCAAGTCCGCGCAGAGCGAAGCCGACGTCGAGAACTACCTCAAGCCCTTCATCGCCAAGAAGTCGGCCGCCGAGATCGCGCAGTTCAACGCGACGTTCCTGGCCGGCAAGCCCGCCCCGGGCAGCGACGGCGAGAAGTACTTCCTCGAGCTGCGCAACCAGGTGGCGCCCGACCGCACCGACGTCACCGAGTGGGTCGACCTGCTCGACCTCGACGAGAAGCGCCCCGTTCCCCAGCGCGTGCCCGCCTAA
- a CDS encoding GNAT family N-acetyltransferase produces the protein MPQPRRPRPEVPSSTELRTPFLETARLRLLDRTPDDLEFLISLYADPQVMRWIGDGSIYGRREVEARYERIDAMQRDPAHPRWDGFKIVTRRADGERIGQAGLLRCEVDDLPQVEIGWWLAPSAWGRGYATEAALALRDYAFATLQLRRLTVILHAENRASIAVARRIGAVPAGTASYRGQRVTRYFVHAEPGATARDRAAS, from the coding sequence GTGCCCCAACCGCGACGACCCCGACCGGAAGTCCCGTCAAGTACTGAGCTGCGCACGCCGTTTCTCGAAACGGCGCGGCTGCGGCTGCTGGACCGAACGCCCGACGATCTCGAGTTCCTGATCTCGCTGTACGCCGACCCGCAGGTGATGCGTTGGATCGGCGACGGTTCGATCTACGGGCGGCGGGAGGTCGAGGCACGCTACGAACGCATCGACGCGATGCAGCGCGACCCGGCGCACCCGCGCTGGGACGGGTTCAAGATCGTCACCCGCAGAGCTGACGGCGAGCGTATCGGACAGGCCGGCTTGCTGCGCTGCGAGGTCGACGACTTGCCGCAGGTCGAGATCGGCTGGTGGCTCGCACCGAGCGCCTGGGGACGCGGCTACGCGACCGAGGCGGCGCTTGCCCTGCGCGATTACGCCTTCGCGACCTTGCAGCTGCGGCGGCTCACGGTGATTCTGCACGCCGAGAACCGCGCCTCGATCGCCGTCGCGCGCCGGATCGGCGCCGTGCCGGCCGGCACCGCCTCCTACCGCGGGCAACGCGTCACCCGCTACTTCGTCCACGCCGAGCCGGGCGCAACCGCGCGCGACCGCGCGGCGTCCTAA
- the lysS gene encoding lysine--tRNA ligase yields MSDLVAARRARLAALRERGVDPFAATRYDVTAHAAELATRYASLGEQGRDDEQRWSLAGRLMSVRAQGGVIFADLHDRTGRFQLFVRRNDVGEEQFALFKELERGDLVGASGTVFRTKMGELSLHVRTFAVIGKSLRPLPDKWHGLVDVEKRYRRRYVDLIVNPNVRDVMLARSRIVAEMRRFIDGEGFFEVETPTLLNIAGGATARPFYTHSNALDIPLVLRIATELNLKRLIVGGMERVYEIGRIWRNEGIDATHNPEFTMLELYAAYWDVRDMMDFNERLMAHLARSVHGGESFVFKDETISFATPFRRIDYLGAFEQYAGVTRDQLLDPGACFALLRAYGVPDSPTHAHALDKLFERIVEPHLVQPTFVYGYPVVLSPLAKRMAHDPELTERYELFAAHMEISNAFTELNDPDDQRRRFELQVAEKEAGDEEVPPPDWDFVAALEYGMPPTAGIGIGVDRLVMMLTGNASIRDVLLFPLQRPLPPDVADEDDDEELEPAP; encoded by the coding sequence ATGAGCGATCTCGTCGCAGCCCGGCGGGCTCGACTCGCCGCGTTGCGCGAGCGTGGCGTCGATCCGTTCGCCGCGACGCGGTACGACGTCACGGCGCACGCCGCGGAGCTGGCCACCCGTTACGCGTCGCTGGGCGAACAGGGCCGCGACGACGAACAGCGGTGGTCGCTGGCGGGCCGGCTGATGAGCGTGCGCGCCCAGGGCGGCGTGATCTTCGCCGACCTGCACGACCGCACCGGGCGCTTCCAGCTCTTCGTGCGCCGCAACGACGTCGGGGAGGAGCAGTTCGCGCTGTTCAAGGAGCTCGAGCGGGGCGATTTGGTCGGTGCGAGCGGCACGGTCTTTCGCACCAAGATGGGCGAGCTCTCCCTGCACGTGCGGACGTTCGCCGTGATCGGTAAGTCGTTGCGGCCGCTGCCCGACAAGTGGCACGGGCTCGTCGACGTCGAGAAGCGCTACCGCCGCCGCTACGTCGACCTCATCGTCAATCCGAACGTCCGCGACGTCATGCTGGCGCGCTCGCGCATCGTCGCCGAGATGCGGCGCTTCATCGACGGCGAGGGTTTCTTCGAGGTCGAGACGCCGACGCTGCTCAACATCGCCGGCGGCGCGACCGCGCGCCCGTTCTACACCCACTCCAACGCGCTGGACATCCCGCTGGTGCTGCGCATCGCGACCGAGCTGAACCTCAAGCGGCTGATCGTCGGCGGGATGGAGCGCGTCTACGAGATCGGGCGCATCTGGCGTAACGAAGGGATCGACGCGACCCACAACCCCGAGTTCACCATGCTCGAGCTGTACGCGGCCTACTGGGACGTGCGCGACATGATGGACTTCAACGAGCGGCTGATGGCGCATCTGGCGCGCAGCGTGCACGGCGGCGAGTCGTTCGTGTTCAAGGACGAGACGATCTCGTTCGCGACGCCGTTCCGCCGGATCGACTATCTGGGCGCGTTCGAGCAGTACGCCGGCGTCACGCGCGACCAGCTGCTCGATCCCGGCGCGTGTTTCGCGCTCTTGCGCGCGTACGGCGTCCCCGACTCGCCCACGCACGCGCACGCGCTCGACAAGCTGTTCGAGCGCATCGTCGAGCCGCATCTGGTCCAGCCGACGTTCGTGTACGGCTATCCGGTCGTGCTCTCGCCGCTGGCCAAGCGCATGGCGCACGATCCCGAGCTGACCGAGCGCTACGAGCTGTTCGCGGCACACATGGAGATCTCGAACGCCTTCACCGAGCTGAACGATCCCGACGACCAGCGGCGCCGCTTCGAGCTGCAGGTCGCCGAGAAGGAAGCCGGCGACGAAGAGGTCCCGCCGCCCGACTGGGACTTCGTCGCCGCGCTCGAGTACGGAATGCCGCCCACGGCCGGGATCGGCATCGGGGTCGATCGCCTGGTCATGATGCTGACCGGCAACGCCTCGATCCGCGACGTGCTGCTCTTTCCGCTGCAGCGGCCGCTGCCGCCCGACGTGGCCGACGAGGACGACGACGAGGAGCTCGAACCGGCCCCCTGA
- the greA gene encoding transcription elongation factor GreA, whose translation MNDKEIVLTRDGLKKLEDELDELKTVHRREVNERIRQAKEFGDISENAEYEDAKQEQAFVEGRILKLEGMIRNARVIDASDYVADEVHLGATVKVKETGSGTSHEFTIVGSAEADPKNARLSNESPLGRALMGRKKGETIDVTTPRGQMKYKIEAINKDPKKTKKAS comes from the coding sequence TTGAACGACAAAGAAATCGTTTTGACCCGAGACGGCCTCAAGAAGCTCGAAGACGAACTCGACGAGCTCAAGACCGTGCATCGTCGCGAGGTCAACGAACGCATCCGTCAGGCCAAAGAGTTCGGCGACATCTCCGAAAACGCGGAGTACGAAGACGCCAAGCAAGAGCAGGCGTTCGTCGAGGGCCGCATCCTCAAACTCGAAGGGATGATCCGCAACGCGCGCGTCATCGACGCGAGCGATTACGTCGCCGACGAAGTCCATCTGGGCGCGACGGTCAAGGTCAAGGAGACGGGCTCGGGCACCTCGCACGAGTTCACCATCGTCGGTTCGGCCGAGGCCGATCCGAAGAACGCGCGGCTCTCGAACGAGTCGCCGTTGGGCCGTGCGCTCATGGGCCGCAAGAAGGGCGAGACGATCGACGTCACCACGCCGCGCGGCCAGATGAAGTACAAGATCGAAGCGATCAACAAGGACCCGAAGAAAACCAAGAAAGCCTCGTAA
- a CDS encoding APC family permease — MTGAPRLRRVLALRDLIVVAAAAIGPAFSLATTMAAMIAAAGRGTELALALVALVMAMVAIGYRKLGERMPDAGSSYAWIRTALGGTTGAYGAWVLLVANLFAVQATALPAGAYTLDLLAPALAGNALAVALVACGWTAASALLLWYGLRPTALLAGLLLVAELLVLTVAAIVAAAHPHPDAVAFAGPPLSWTGLIGAMVVGIWMLDGWEVSASTAEETEGDASRPGSGGLVGLLLTAAVMLAAIAAFLRVGTAAGYDAHQADALSYVGDLLGRGWRPVLAVTVLISLAASLQTTLVYLSRSLYAMGRDGLLPHPLGALDHRDEPALSIALVTGISLAFCLVDALSPTANGAFALALQGTSWFLGLLFALSAFAAVRTFVADPAARWSGVILPGLAALALAGILAIALVRDDGATRGFIAGAAILGLPLALWRGRVLRRAGGTGGVGHSTGSRF, encoded by the coding sequence GTGACCGGGGCTCCGCGGCTGCGGCGCGTCCTTGCGCTGCGCGATCTGATCGTCGTCGCGGCGGCCGCGATCGGACCGGCCTTCTCGCTGGCGACGACGATGGCGGCGATGATCGCCGCCGCCGGTCGCGGGACGGAACTGGCGCTGGCGCTGGTCGCGCTGGTGATGGCGATGGTCGCCATCGGGTACCGCAAGCTGGGCGAGCGCATGCCGGACGCCGGTTCGTCGTATGCCTGGATCCGCACCGCGCTCGGCGGCACGACGGGTGCGTACGGCGCCTGGGTGCTGTTGGTCGCGAACCTGTTCGCGGTCCAGGCGACGGCGCTGCCGGCGGGCGCGTACACCCTCGATCTGCTGGCGCCGGCGCTGGCCGGGAACGCGCTCGCCGTCGCCCTGGTCGCCTGCGGCTGGACCGCCGCCAGCGCGCTCTTGCTGTGGTACGGGCTGCGCCCGACGGCGCTCTTGGCCGGACTGTTGCTGGTCGCCGAGCTGCTCGTGCTGACGGTCGCGGCGATCGTCGCCGCCGCGCACCCGCATCCGGACGCCGTCGCGTTCGCCGGCCCCCCGCTCTCCTGGACCGGGTTGATCGGCGCGATGGTGGTGGGCATCTGGATGCTCGACGGGTGGGAAGTCTCGGCCTCGACCGCCGAGGAGACCGAGGGGGACGCCTCGCGGCCCGGCTCCGGCGGCCTGGTCGGCCTGCTGCTGACGGCGGCGGTCATGCTGGCCGCGATCGCGGCGTTTCTGCGGGTCGGAACGGCGGCCGGCTACGACGCCCATCAGGCCGACGCGCTCTCGTACGTCGGCGACCTGCTCGGGCGCGGCTGGCGGCCGGTGCTCGCGGTAACGGTGCTGATCTCGCTGGCCGCCTCGCTCCAAACGACGCTCGTCTACCTCAGCCGCAGCCTGTACGCGATGGGCCGCGACGGACTCTTGCCGCACCCGCTCGGCGCGCTCGATCACCGCGACGAGCCCGCCCTCTCGATCGCGCTGGTGACCGGCATCTCGCTGGCGTTCTGCCTGGTCGACGCCCTCTCGCCGACCGCCAACGGAGCCTTCGCGCTGGCGCTGCAGGGGACGTCGTGGTTCTTGGGGCTGCTCTTCGCGCTCAGCGCGTTCGCGGCGGTGCGCACGTTCGTCGCCGACCCGGCCGCCCGTTGGTCGGGCGTGATCCTGCCCGGGCTGGCGGCCCTCGCGTTGGCCGGCATTCTGGCGATCGCGCTGGTCCGCGACGACGGTGCGACCAGGGGATTCATCGCGGGCGCCGCAATCCTGGGGCTTCCCCTCGCGCTCTGGCGCGGCAGGGTCCTCCGCCGCGCAGGGGGAACCGGGGGGGTCGGTCATTCCACCGGGAGTCGCTTTTGA
- a CDS encoding amino acid permease produces MSLLGRLFARQPHDRERLPDGVPLRRALGVRALIAVGLGTMLGGIFTTVGSGAHAAGPGVVAAFALSGVTCLFVALCYAELASMVPVAGSAYTYAYAALGEIVAWVIGWDLILEYGISVAPLAATLSGSLQQLLGGIGITLPGWAQTANVVMAHGRIDLAHTQVDVLACLSVLAIAIVLAIGIRESSGTNTVLVVVQLVALVAFILGLAAVVHPANFHPFAPHGVHGIVTGAAVVFFAYIGFDTVTVASEEAHDPIRDVPRAIVGSLIIGAILFSAVAAVAVGVVAWNTIDVNSGMLDAVVHAGNNKLLFGLVLIGTVTGTTASMLTSLLGQVRIFYVMSRDRLLPRAFGAVSARTHTPVVMTLATGAVIAVLALGVPLTVLLEFVNIGTLSAFVIVCAGVMALRFSQPDAVRPFRVPFGPIVVPAAGIVLCTWLTVEGLAPLTWLRFLVWFLVGLGIYAAYGYHRSQLRARP; encoded by the coding sequence TTGTCGCTCCTGGGCCGACTCTTCGCGCGGCAGCCGCACGACCGCGAACGCCTGCCCGACGGGGTCCCGCTGCGCCGCGCGCTGGGCGTGCGCGCGCTGATCGCGGTCGGCCTGGGCACGATGCTGGGCGGCATCTTCACCACCGTCGGCAGCGGCGCGCACGCGGCCGGTCCCGGCGTCGTCGCCGCCTTCGCGCTCTCGGGCGTCACCTGTCTGTTCGTCGCGCTCTGCTATGCCGAGCTGGCGTCGATGGTGCCGGTCGCGGGCAGCGCGTACACGTACGCCTACGCCGCGCTCGGCGAGATCGTGGCCTGGGTGATCGGCTGGGACTTGATCCTCGAGTACGGCATCAGCGTCGCGCCGCTGGCGGCGACGCTGTCGGGTTCGCTGCAGCAGCTGCTCGGCGGCATCGGCATCACGTTGCCGGGCTGGGCGCAGACGGCGAACGTCGTCATGGCGCATGGCCGGATCGACCTCGCGCACACGCAGGTCGACGTGCTGGCGTGCTTGTCGGTGCTGGCGATCGCGATCGTGCTGGCCATCGGCATCCGCGAGTCGTCCGGCACGAACACGGTGCTGGTCGTCGTGCAGCTGGTCGCGCTGGTGGCGTTCATCCTCGGTCTGGCGGCGGTCGTCCATCCGGCGAACTTCCATCCGTTCGCGCCGCACGGCGTGCACGGCATCGTCACCGGTGCCGCGGTCGTGTTCTTCGCGTACATCGGGTTCGATACGGTCACCGTCGCGAGTGAAGAAGCGCACGATCCGATCCGCGACGTGCCGCGCGCGATCGTCGGCTCGCTGATCATCGGTGCGATCCTGTTCTCGGCGGTCGCCGCGGTCGCGGTCGGCGTCGTGGCCTGGAACACGATCGACGTCAACTCCGGCATGCTCGACGCGGTCGTGCACGCCGGCAACAACAAGCTCTTGTTCGGGCTGGTGCTGATCGGCACGGTGACGGGGACGACGGCCTCGATGCTGACCTCGCTGCTCGGTCAGGTGCGCATCTTCTACGTCATGTCGCGCGACCGGCTCTTGCCGCGCGCGTTCGGGGCGGTCAGCGCGCGCACGCACACGCCGGTCGTCATGACGCTTGCGACCGGCGCCGTCATCGCCGTGCTGGCGCTCGGGGTTCCGTTGACCGTGCTGCTCGAGTTCGTCAACATCGGCACGCTCTCGGCGTTCGTCATCGTGTGCGCCGGCGTGATGGCGCTGCGCTTCTCGCAGCCCGACGCCGTCCGTCCGTTCCGCGTGCCGTTCGGACCGATCGTCGTACCGGCGGCCGGCATCGTTCTGTGCACCTGGCTGACGGTCGAAGGGCTCGCGCCGCTGACCTGGCTGCGGTTCCTGGTCTGGTTCTTGGTGGGCCTGGGCATCTACGCGGCCTACGGCTATCACCGCTCGCAACTGCGCGCACGGCCGTGA
- a CDS encoding NAD(P)H-binding protein, which produces MSKFCFVIHPLSFEDVVRYEPGAKGKGKPIIAKILEWMPAYAAAHVTGIKTPDGRETEGWFVAAPLLPEQMLELPREQVYERIVKAIEVGASLGAQVAGLGAFTGVVGDGGVTVAERSPIPVTTGNSLTIAAGVRSLFRGAQEMGIEAARATAVVVGATGSIGSACVALIAPHVAHVVLVARNETRLRKFHAEIAPTLPCSSSASTDLAAAVRSADLVLTATSSTQDVIEPEDLRPGAVVCELSLPHDVSRRVASERPDVLVLEGGNMRVPGSMFVERVREPGTEFDLNLPRGTALACMSETMVLALENRNESYTLGRGIDLAKVREIDALAERAGFTLADMRAFDAAITREQIARIRAAAADRRAVSA; this is translated from the coding sequence ATGTCCAAATTCTGTTTCGTCATCCACCCGCTCTCATTCGAGGACGTGGTGCGGTACGAGCCCGGTGCAAAAGGCAAAGGAAAGCCGATCATCGCGAAAATCCTCGAGTGGATGCCCGCGTACGCGGCGGCACATGTGACGGGGATCAAAACGCCCGACGGCCGCGAGACGGAAGGTTGGTTCGTCGCCGCCCCGTTGTTGCCGGAGCAGATGTTGGAGCTGCCGCGCGAGCAGGTATACGAGCGCATCGTCAAGGCGATCGAGGTCGGCGCGTCGCTCGGCGCGCAGGTCGCCGGACTCGGCGCGTTCACCGGGGTGGTGGGCGACGGCGGTGTCACCGTCGCGGAACGCTCGCCGATCCCGGTGACGACCGGCAACTCGCTCACGATCGCCGCCGGCGTGCGCAGCCTGTTCCGCGGCGCGCAAGAGATGGGCATCGAGGCCGCGCGGGCGACGGCCGTCGTCGTCGGGGCGACCGGCTCGATCGGCTCGGCCTGCGTCGCGCTGATCGCACCGCACGTCGCGCACGTCGTGCTGGTCGCGCGCAACGAGACGCGGCTGCGCAAGTTTCACGCCGAGATCGCGCCGACGCTGCCGTGCAGCTCGTCGGCGAGCACCGACTTGGCCGCGGCGGTACGGTCGGCGGACCTGGTCCTCACGGCCACCTCCTCGACCCAGGACGTCATCGAGCCGGAGGACTTGCGGCCGGGCGCCGTCGTCTGCGAGCTCTCGCTGCCGCACGACGTCAGCCGACGGGTCGCGAGCGAGCGTCCCGACGTGCTCGTCCTCGAAGGCGGCAACATGCGCGTCCCCGGTTCGATGTTCGTCGAACGCGTGCGCGAGCCGGGCACCGAGTTCGACCTCAACCTCCCGCGAGGCACCGCGCTGGCGTGCATGTCGGAGACGATGGTCCTCGCGCTCGAGAATCGCAACGAGTCGTACACGCTGGGCCGCGGCATCGACCTGGCCAAAGTCCGCGAGATCGACGCACTGGCCGAGCGCGCCGGCTTCACGCTGGCCGACATGCGCGCTTTCGACGCCGCCATCACCCGCGAGCAGATCGCCCGCATCCGCGCCGCCGCCGCCGACCGCCGCGCGGTGAGCGCGTGA
- a CDS encoding SRPBCC family protein, translating to MPSVECTIAIAAPAAVVYELAKEQERFPDFMPDVETVVVLERRPDAVVTRWKTLVEDAPIEWTEEDRFDDAALRIDYALIEGDLDTFQGSWTFTQDGDVTTVVLGVEYDFGVPTLAELIGPTLEKKVRENSQMMLAALKTEAESRTVPQSAHGTR from the coding sequence ATGCCGTCCGTCGAGTGCACGATCGCGATCGCCGCTCCGGCGGCGGTCGTGTACGAGCTCGCCAAAGAGCAAGAGCGCTTCCCCGACTTCATGCCCGACGTCGAGACCGTCGTCGTGCTCGAGCGCCGTCCTGACGCCGTCGTGACCCGCTGGAAGACGCTGGTCGAGGACGCGCCGATCGAGTGGACCGAGGAGGACCGCTTCGACGACGCCGCGCTGCGGATCGACTACGCGCTGATCGAGGGCGACCTCGACACCTTCCAGGGGAGCTGGACGTTCACCCAAGACGGCGACGTCACGACCGTCGTGCTTGGCGTCGAGTACGACTTCGGCGTACCGACGCTGGCCGAGCTGATCGGCCCGACGCTCGAGAAGAAGGTGCGCGAGAACTCGCAGATGATGCTGGCGGCGCTCAAAACCGAGGCGGAATCACGGACGGTCCCGCAGTCGGCGCACGGTACGCGCTGA
- a CDS encoding aspartate aminotransferase family protein, with the protein MTTDTDLAQEAFENYRAYLNPPLARVMKLSGSPVEVAADGVTIVDQHGKAYLDFAGGYGVFTLGHRHPRVVAAVKDQLDRMALSGRTMFNPLQGRLAKRLAELTPGDLTISFFANSGTEAVEGALKLARAATRRPTIVATDAAFHGKTFGALSVSGRETFRAPFAPLLADVRRIPFGDASALRGALDDTVAAVIVEPVQGEGGVNVPSTGYLSAVRALCDEHGALMIADEVQTGLGRCGMLFACDREDVVPDVMTLAKGLSGGVIPIGAYVARPSVWNKAYGKAPLLHTSTFGGNELACAAALAALEVLIEENLAANARARGEQLMAGARETQRRFPQVVADVRGIGLLVGVELRREGYGGTIIPELLKRGVTAAWTLNEQRVIRLEPPLIVTAEQVATALRAFDEAVGAAFEQLGTLD; encoded by the coding sequence GTGACGACCGACACCGATCTCGCGCAGGAAGCCTTCGAGAACTACCGCGCGTATCTGAACCCGCCGCTGGCGCGCGTCATGAAGCTCTCGGGCTCGCCGGTCGAGGTGGCCGCCGACGGCGTCACGATCGTCGACCAGCACGGCAAAGCGTACCTCGACTTCGCCGGCGGCTACGGCGTGTTCACGCTCGGCCACCGCCATCCGCGCGTCGTCGCGGCCGTCAAAGACCAGCTCGACCGCATGGCGCTCTCGGGCCGCACGATGTTCAACCCGCTGCAAGGGCGGCTCGCGAAGCGGCTGGCCGAGCTGACGCCGGGCGATCTGACGATCAGCTTCTTCGCCAACAGCGGGACCGAGGCGGTCGAAGGCGCGCTCAAGCTGGCGCGCGCGGCGACGCGCCGCCCGACCATCGTCGCGACCGACGCCGCCTTCCACGGCAAGACGTTCGGCGCGCTCTCCGTCAGCGGGCGCGAGACGTTTCGCGCGCCGTTCGCGCCGCTGCTGGCCGACGTGCGCCGGATACCGTTCGGCGACGCCTCCGCGCTGCGCGGCGCGCTCGACGACACCGTCGCGGCGGTGATCGTCGAGCCGGTGCAAGGCGAGGGCGGGGTCAACGTCCCGTCGACGGGTTACCTGAGCGCGGTGCGCGCGCTGTGCGACGAGCACGGCGCGCTGATGATCGCCGACGAGGTCCAGACGGGGCTCGGCCGTTGCGGCATGCTGTTCGCCTGCGACCGTGAGGACGTCGTTCCGGACGTCATGACGCTGGCCAAGGGGCTCTCGGGCGGCGTCATCCCGATCGGCGCGTACGTCGCGCGCCCGTCGGTGTGGAACAAGGCCTACGGCAAGGCGCCGCTGCTGCACACCTCGACCTTCGGCGGCAACGAGCTGGCCTGCGCGGCGGCGCTGGCGGCGCTCGAGGTGCTGATCGAGGAGAACCTGGCCGCCAACGCGCGTGCGCGGGGCGAGCAGCTGATGGCGGGCGCGCGCGAGACGCAGCGCCGCTTCCCGCAGGTCGTCGCCGACGTGCGCGGCATCGGACTTTTGGTCGGCGTCGAACTGCGGCGCGAGGGGTACGGAGGAACGATCATCCCGGAGTTGCTCAAGCGCGGCGTGACCGCCGCCTGGACCCTCAACGAGCAGCGTGTGATCCGCCTGGAGCCGCCGCTGATCGTCACCGCCGAGCAGGTCGCGACGGCCCTGCGCGCGTTCGACGAAGCCGTCGGCGCCGCGTTCGAACAGCTGGGAACGCTCGACTGA
- the dusB gene encoding tRNA dihydrouridine synthase DusB has translation MTRPVPPLRIGPHQIWPPIVLAPMSGVTNRTLRALYKPFGFGLTVTEFVSSNALQYGAKRTMEMIDQHGVEKPVSTQLWGNDPQVMALAAKVVRECGADIVDINFGCPAPKVTKTEGGSACLRDVDRCEAIMKAVVEAVDCPVTMKMRLGWTEQDLVFVEVAKRAQAVGVQAVTLHARTARQFYKGSADWSRIAELKRAVDIPVIGNGDLADPYVAMERMRESGVDAVMLGRATLGNPWLVSRLRALMAGEEPAATPEAPDRLRFAVHHYETMVAEWGEPRAVPQMRKHLGYYLKGFAGASALRERLMRTETAAETLAILHDTIARLESAAAELAVA, from the coding sequence GTGACCCGTCCCGTCCCGCCGCTTCGGATCGGCCCGCACCAGATCTGGCCTCCCATCGTCCTCGCGCCGATGTCGGGGGTGACCAACCGCACCCTGCGGGCCCTCTACAAGCCGTTCGGGTTCGGGCTGACCGTCACCGAGTTCGTCTCCTCGAACGCGCTGCAGTACGGCGCCAAGCGCACGATGGAGATGATCGACCAGCACGGGGTCGAGAAGCCGGTCTCGACGCAGCTGTGGGGCAACGATCCGCAGGTGATGGCGCTGGCGGCCAAGGTCGTGCGCGAGTGCGGTGCCGACATCGTCGACATCAACTTCGGCTGCCCCGCGCCCAAGGTCACCAAGACCGAAGGCGGCAGCGCGTGCCTGCGCGACGTCGACCGCTGCGAGGCGATCATGAAAGCGGTCGTCGAGGCCGTCGACTGTCCGGTCACCATGAAGATGCGGCTGGGGTGGACCGAGCAGGATCTGGTCTTCGTCGAGGTCGCCAAGCGCGCGCAGGCGGTCGGCGTGCAGGCGGTGACGCTGCACGCGCGCACCGCGCGGCAGTTCTACAAGGGCAGCGCCGACTGGTCGCGCATCGCCGAGCTCAAGCGCGCCGTCGACATCCCGGTCATCGGCAACGGCGATCTGGCCGACCCGTACGTCGCCATGGAGCGCATGCGCGAGAGCGGCGTCGACGCGGTGATGCTGGGCCGCGCCACGCTGGGCAACCCGTGGCTGGTCTCGCGGCTGCGCGCGCTGATGGCGGGCGAGGAGCCCGCCGCGACGCCGGAGGCGCCGGACCGCTTGCGCTTCGCGGTGCATCATTACGAGACGATGGTCGCGGAGTGGGGCGAGCCGCGCGCGGTGCCGCAGATGCGCAAGCACCTGGGCTACTATCTCAAAGGCTTCGCCGGCGCGAGCGCGCTGCGCGAGCGGCTGATGCGCACCGAGACCGCGGCCGAAACGCTGGCCATCCTGCACGACACGATCGCGCGGCTCGAGAGCGCGGCCGCCGAGCTGGCCGTCGCGTGA